A single window of Streptococcus cristatus ATCC 51100 DNA harbors:
- the asp1 gene encoding accessory Sec system protein Asp1, translated as MFYFVPSWYKQDRKWYSTALPFYLQPKNMMFDDAVNLLRMFQQSGEANSVLILNYSPHIRTFFYQQRLSSDEMWNLFDSIQGLTDVPARKIRLDDLKWPQGAEIFYTPFIVDVHVDHLPHAQINFSQIGNIFDITYFENNQIDYQLVFDDRGFVSSIIYFEHNQPYYQDYLNAQGIWQFREFLTADNQQVIINPEAQGTFAKDVYQNIEELVKEKLEQHLASVLTKDDSIIVSADVQHNHFFQQIKKDHLVVLSFFGNRYPITNTEQLFSDLKDTPFFVVDSLDKIVKIAEQVGEVEEEQLPAYYEIPPYDTQLNLGHSQRKKELIIYVNFDTLPEHHLQYVFTSLFDMMLQHEWIDLLVGTQSQDFGREASIRQFLEESLSSTKYAAKLLLVDKDKAAKSGDPRLEDDDSLRERIDTVVIHSDTDLAKALKYVRVILDLGSPADIRTQIAGISGGIPQVNLYNSSYVKHGENGWIMADISNLREALLYYLTDLEHWNQSLVHSVKRIELYTRGEIVEMWKNTIKELKLNEQN; from the coding sequence ATGTTTTACTTTGTACCTTCTTGGTATAAACAAGATCGAAAATGGTATTCTACTGCCCTACCTTTCTATCTGCAACCAAAAAATATGATGTTTGATGATGCCGTAAATTTATTGCGGATGTTTCAACAATCAGGAGAAGCCAACTCTGTCCTGATTTTGAATTATTCACCTCATATTCGGACTTTCTTTTATCAACAAAGACTTTCATCAGATGAAATGTGGAATCTATTTGATAGCATACAAGGTCTGACAGACGTGCCTGCACGAAAAATTCGTTTGGATGATTTGAAATGGCCTCAGGGAGCAGAAATCTTTTATACTCCTTTTATTGTAGATGTTCACGTTGATCACCTACCTCATGCTCAGATTAATTTTTCACAAATAGGTAATATTTTTGATATTACCTATTTTGAAAATAATCAGATAGATTATCAGCTTGTTTTTGATGACCGTGGCTTTGTCTCCAGTATTATCTATTTTGAGCATAATCAGCCATATTATCAGGACTATCTGAATGCACAAGGAATATGGCAATTCAGAGAATTTTTGACAGCTGATAACCAGCAGGTCATTATCAATCCTGAGGCACAGGGCACATTTGCTAAGGATGTCTATCAGAATATTGAAGAGCTTGTTAAAGAAAAGCTAGAGCAGCATTTGGCTTCTGTTTTAACCAAGGATGATTCGATTATTGTTTCAGCAGATGTGCAGCATAATCATTTTTTCCAACAGATTAAGAAGGATCATCTTGTTGTTTTGTCCTTCTTTGGCAATCGTTATCCAATTACGAATACAGAACAATTATTCTCTGATTTAAAAGATACTCCATTTTTTGTGGTAGATAGCTTAGATAAAATCGTGAAGATTGCAGAACAAGTGGGAGAAGTAGAAGAAGAGCAACTTCCTGCTTATTATGAGATTCCACCCTATGATACACAGTTGAATCTTGGGCATAGTCAGCGGAAAAAAGAGTTGATTATCTATGTCAATTTCGATACTTTACCAGAACATCATCTTCAATATGTCTTTACTTCCTTGTTTGATATGATGTTGCAACATGAGTGGATTGACTTATTGGTCGGGACGCAGAGTCAAGATTTTGGTCGAGAAGCTTCTATTCGACAGTTTCTTGAGGAATCTTTATCATCAACAAAGTATGCAGCAAAATTGCTCCTTGTTGACAAGGATAAGGCTGCTAAGAGTGGTGATCCACGCTTAGAAGATGATGATAGCCTCAGAGAGCGAATTGATACTGTGGTGATTCATAGTGATACCGATTTAGCAAAGGCTCTGAAGTATGTTCGCGTCATCTTGGATTTGGGAAGCCCAGCAGATATCCGAACTCAAATTGCAGGTATCAGCGGAGGGATTCCTCAAGTGAATTTGTATAATTCTTCCTATGTGAAGCATGGCGAAAATGGTTGGATCATGGCTGATATTTCTAACCTGAGAGAGGCACTCTTGTATTACCTCACAGATTTGGAACACTGGAATCAATCTTTGGTGCATTCGGTTAAGAGGATTGAGCTGTATACAAGGGGAGAAATTGTCGAAATGTGGAAAAATACGATAAAGGAATTAAAGCTAAATGAACAGAATTAG